The Rhizobium leguminosarum genome includes a region encoding these proteins:
- a CDS encoding SDR family oxidoreductase, with the protein MSILDRFSLAGQVALVTGGGRGLGFEIARALAEAGAHVIVNGRTAATLEDAVRIIRAAGGTAEAAAFDIADREAQRAAMADIDKIHGRLDILINNVGARDRRPLAEFDDDAIIELLRTDLAAAMTLSRDAAVLMKRRNHGRLIAVTSISGHVVMPGDCVYPAAKQGLTGLMRGMAVEFGPHGITSNAIAPGWFATETNAAMASNEDLMPFVRQRIPVQRWGRPDEIAGAALFLASDAASFVNGHVLTVDGGMTVRM; encoded by the coding sequence GTGAGCATATTGGATAGATTTTCACTGGCAGGTCAGGTGGCGCTCGTGACCGGCGGCGGCCGTGGTCTGGGCTTCGAGATTGCGCGCGCCCTTGCCGAGGCCGGCGCGCATGTCATCGTCAACGGACGCACGGCGGCAACGCTGGAAGATGCCGTCAGGATCATACGCGCCGCGGGCGGCACGGCGGAGGCGGCTGCATTCGACATCGCCGACCGCGAGGCTCAACGTGCTGCGATGGCCGATATCGACAAGATCCATGGCCGTCTCGATATTCTGATCAACAATGTCGGCGCCCGCGACAGGCGGCCGCTGGCCGAATTCGACGATGATGCGATCATCGAGCTGCTGCGCACCGACCTGGCGGCGGCGATGACGCTTTCGCGTGACGCTGCCGTGCTGATGAAGCGACGCAACCACGGCCGCCTGATCGCTGTAACCTCGATCAGCGGCCATGTCGTCATGCCTGGCGACTGCGTCTATCCGGCAGCCAAGCAGGGACTGACCGGACTGATGCGCGGCATGGCGGTCGAATTCGGCCCGCACGGCATCACCAGCAATGCGATTGCGCCCGGCTGGTTTGCCACCGAGACGAACGCTGCGATGGCCTCGAACGAGGATTTGATGCCGTTCGTGCGCCAACGAATCCCGGTCCAGCGCTGGGGACGCCCGGACGAGATCGCCGGCGCCGCGCTGTTTCTTGCAAGCGACGCCGCTTCCTTCGTCAACGGCCACGTACTGACAGTGGACGGCGGCATGACGGTCCGGATGTGA
- a CDS encoding cobyric acid synthase translates to MARAIMLQGTGSDVGKTVLVAGLCRLAANRGLTVRPFKPQNMSNNAAVADDGGEIGRAQWLQSLAARTPSSVHMNPVLLKPQSENGSQIIVQGKVFGQAKGRDYQRLRPQLLGAVLESFEKVAAGADLVIVEGAGSPAEINLRAGDIANMGFATRAGVPVVLVGDIDRGGVIASLVGTHAILDEGDRATIAGYIINKFRGDVSLFDDGIRAIEGFTGWSCFGIVPWLPGAARLPAEDSVVLERLARGGAGALKIAVPVLPRIANFDDLDPLRTEPDVELVFVRSGERIPADAGLVVLPGSKSTISDLDDFRAEGWDRDLQAHVRRGGRVIGICGGYQMLGRMVHDPLGIEGGTLETPGLGLLDIETEMAPEKTVRNSKARSTEYDAPLAGYQIHLGITRGPDCDRPSAIIDGAPDGALSADGRIMGTYLHGLFGSDTYRARLLQSFGLSGEQRNYRESVEQALDEIAGELERHLDPRWLAGLLG, encoded by the coding sequence ATGGCAAGAGCGATCATGCTGCAGGGAACCGGCTCCGATGTCGGCAAGACGGTGCTGGTTGCGGGCCTCTGCCGGCTGGCGGCCAATCGTGGCCTGACGGTCCGACCATTCAAGCCGCAGAACATGTCGAACAATGCGGCGGTCGCCGATGACGGCGGCGAGATCGGCCGGGCGCAGTGGCTGCAGTCGCTGGCTGCGCGCACGCCATCCTCGGTGCACATGAACCCGGTGCTGCTTAAGCCGCAATCGGAAAATGGCAGCCAGATCATCGTGCAGGGCAAGGTGTTCGGGCAGGCGAAGGGGCGAGACTACCAGCGGCTGAGGCCGCAGCTTCTCGGCGCCGTGCTCGAAAGTTTCGAAAAAGTGGCTGCGGGGGCCGACCTCGTTATTGTCGAGGGCGCCGGATCGCCGGCCGAGATCAATCTCAGGGCCGGCGATATCGCCAATATGGGCTTTGCGACGCGTGCCGGCGTGCCGGTCGTGCTCGTCGGCGATATCGACCGCGGCGGGGTCATTGCCTCGCTGGTCGGCACGCATGCAATCCTCGACGAGGGCGACCGGGCGACGATTGCGGGCTATATCATCAACAAGTTCCGCGGCGACGTCTCGCTGTTTGACGACGGCATCCGCGCCATCGAAGGCTTTACCGGCTGGTCGTGTTTCGGCATCGTGCCGTGGCTGCCGGGTGCTGCGCGCCTGCCGGCCGAAGATTCGGTCGTGCTCGAACGGCTGGCGAGGGGCGGGGCGGGCGCGCTGAAAATCGCCGTGCCTGTGCTGCCGCGCATCGCCAATTTCGACGATCTCGACCCGCTGCGGACCGAGCCGGATGTCGAGCTGGTCTTCGTGCGATCAGGCGAGCGGATCCCTGCCGATGCGGGCCTCGTCGTACTTCCCGGCTCGAAATCGACAATATCGGATCTCGACGACTTCAGGGCTGAGGGCTGGGACCGCGATCTCCAGGCGCATGTCAGGCGCGGCGGCCGGGTGATCGGCATCTGCGGCGGTTACCAGATGCTCGGCCGCATGGTGCACGATCCGCTCGGCATCGAGGGCGGGACGCTGGAGACACCGGGGCTTGGGCTGCTCGATATCGAGACCGAGATGGCGCCGGAAAAGACCGTGCGCAACAGCAAGGCTCGCTCGACCGAATATGACGCGCCGCTTGCCGGCTACCAGATCCATCTCGGCATCACCCGCGGCCCGGATTGCGATCGGCCTTCGGCGATCATCGACGGCGCGCCCGACGGTGCGTTGTCGGCCGACGGCCGGATCATGGGCACCTATCTGCACGGCCTCTTCGGCAGTGACACTTACCGCGCTCGACTGCTTCAAAGCTTCGGCCTATCAGGCGAGCAGCGGAATTACCGCGAGAGCGTCGAGCAGGCGCTCGACGAGATCGCCGGAGAATTGGAACGTCATCTCGATCCGCGCTGGCTGGCCGGGCTGCTCGGTTAG
- a CDS encoding LysR family transcriptional regulator, producing the protein MIWGYKSEKLKDATMSIPFRRPIPLLDNEVLRTFVAIAETGNFSTAAEAVFRTPSAVSMQIKKLEEQLGATLFLRDARSVSLTRHGEMLLSYARNILALSNEAVSRFIMPELSGVVRLGAPEDIGERLLPSILKSFAESYPGIMVDVTIDMSIGLKKRMEEQRLDLALINCATRPFPTGGEVVFRERLVWAGAKCGSAHRRDPLPISIWEDGCIWRQEALSQLERNKRHYRVAYLSGHTMAQRAAVLSDLAIAPLPLSYVNEDMAILGPQEGLPELGAFDIRLLTASQVSGPIETVADSIRGAFAERAKAVAA; encoded by the coding sequence ATGATATGGGGTTATAAATCAGAAAAATTGAAAGATGCGACGATGAGCATTCCCTTTCGCCGTCCCATTCCGCTGCTTGACAACGAAGTGCTGCGTACCTTCGTGGCGATCGCCGAAACAGGCAATTTTTCGACCGCCGCAGAGGCTGTCTTCCGCACGCCGTCGGCGGTATCGATGCAGATCAAGAAGCTTGAAGAACAACTGGGGGCGACGCTCTTTCTGCGCGACGCCCGCTCGGTATCGCTGACGCGCCACGGCGAGATGTTGCTGTCCTATGCCCGCAACATCCTGGCGCTATCCAACGAGGCGGTGTCGCGCTTCATCATGCCGGAGCTCAGCGGCGTCGTGCGGCTCGGCGCGCCGGAGGATATCGGCGAACGGCTGCTGCCGAGCATCTTGAAGAGTTTCGCCGAGAGCTATCCCGGCATCATGGTCGACGTGACGATCGACATGAGCATCGGGCTGAAGAAACGCATGGAGGAGCAGCGGCTCGACCTGGCCTTGATCAACTGTGCGACACGGCCGTTCCCGACGGGCGGTGAGGTGGTGTTCCGCGAGCGGCTGGTCTGGGCCGGCGCCAAGTGCGGTTCGGCGCATCGCCGCGATCCGCTGCCGATCTCGATCTGGGAAGACGGCTGCATCTGGCGCCAGGAGGCGCTCTCGCAGCTCGAACGCAACAAGCGGCACTATCGCGTCGCCTATCTCAGCGGCCACACGATGGCGCAGCGCGCCGCCGTGCTGTCCGATCTCGCCATTGCGCCGCTGCCGCTGTCCTATGTCAACGAGGACATGGCGATCCTCGGGCCTCAGGAAGGACTGCCGGAGCTCGGCGCCTTCGATATTCGCTTGCTGACCGCCTCGCAGGTATCGGGGCCGATCGAGACTGTGGCCGACAGCATTCGAGGCGCCTTTGCCGAGAGAGCGAAGGCGGTCGCCGCCTAG
- a CDS encoding adenylate/guanylate cyclase domain-containing protein — protein MWQRPGWSSPSICPISDHKLRRSFGGSEINNNIQWLIEHGITAEHIGELIAGLCDRLIADGFPIWRGSIAMPSIHPMYGGVSANFLRGGATTIENAEYGSAAVLNFEKTPIYFLLGRGETSGRWNIAKGEGVDDYPQLAEFAHGGGTDHLVSLLEFPKEAALRGVSLSLTSDRPGGFSDDQLAIVAKLFPALGLACYRIAASKTAADILAVYTGAKTSARILAGEIQRGKGGSINAAILLADLRNFTALTEVYQPGEIAGFLDEHFELIGRHVEENSGEILKFMGDSVLAIFPTDAEDQQKACMAALASARNILEANKVLNGQRRNGGGPDIGVDVVLHLGEVFYGNIGARGRLDFTVIGSAVNEASRLEKLCGTLEQDLLMSESFAATCAVACEYLGSFELRGVSKRAEVFKLADAVS, from the coding sequence ATGTGGCAACGCCCCGGTTGGTCATCGCCGTCCATTTGCCCGATTTCCGACCATAAACTGCGTCGGTCATTTGGAGGTTCGGAAATTAACAATAATATTCAGTGGCTTATAGAACATGGAATCACAGCTGAGCATATTGGCGAGCTGATAGCCGGATTGTGCGATCGGCTGATCGCGGATGGCTTTCCGATCTGGCGGGGAAGTATTGCGATGCCGTCTATTCATCCCATGTATGGCGGCGTCTCGGCCAATTTCTTGCGCGGCGGTGCAACCACGATCGAGAATGCCGAATATGGCAGTGCGGCAGTCCTGAATTTCGAGAAGACGCCGATCTATTTTCTTTTGGGCCGTGGCGAAACGTCAGGTCGATGGAACATCGCCAAGGGTGAGGGTGTCGATGACTATCCGCAGCTTGCGGAATTCGCGCATGGCGGCGGCACGGATCACCTGGTCAGCCTGCTGGAATTCCCAAAGGAGGCTGCGCTGCGCGGGGTCAGTCTGTCTCTCACAAGCGACAGGCCGGGCGGATTTTCTGACGACCAATTGGCGATCGTCGCGAAGCTCTTCCCGGCGCTGGGGCTGGCTTGCTACCGCATCGCGGCATCGAAAACCGCTGCGGATATCCTCGCCGTCTACACGGGTGCCAAAACAAGCGCACGCATCCTTGCAGGCGAGATCCAGAGAGGAAAGGGTGGCTCGATCAATGCTGCGATCCTGCTTGCGGATCTCAGGAATTTCACGGCGTTGACCGAAGTCTATCAGCCAGGCGAAATCGCCGGGTTTCTGGACGAGCATTTCGAGCTGATCGGCCGGCATGTCGAGGAGAATTCCGGCGAGATCCTCAAGTTCATGGGCGACAGCGTGCTGGCGATCTTTCCGACCGATGCCGAAGACCAGCAAAAGGCGTGCATGGCTGCACTGGCTTCTGCAAGGAATATTCTGGAAGCCAACAAGGTGCTGAACGGTCAGCGGAGGAACGGTGGAGGTCCTGACATCGGCGTCGATGTCGTGCTGCATCTCGGCGAGGTCTTCTATGGAAATATCGGGGCGCGCGGCAGGCTTGATTTCACGGTCATCGGCAGCGCCGTCAACGAGGCCTCGCGGCTTGAAAAGCTCTGCGGCACGCTTGAGCAGGACCTGCTGATGTCGGAGAGCTTCGCGGCCACTTGCGCCGTGGCCTGCGAGTACCTGGGTTCGTTTGAATTGCGTGGCGTTTCGAAACGGGCAGAGGTGTTCAAACTCGCCGACGCCGTATCCTGA
- a CDS encoding entericidin, with the protein MTTTAKIAAALIVLLALSSCGNTIRGIGKDTANTVNATQDAGRSVDRAAKK; encoded by the coding sequence ATGACGACAACGGCCAAAATTGCCGCAGCCTTGATAGTTCTTCTTGCCCTTTCTTCCTGCGGCAACACGATCCGCGGCATAGGAAAAGATACGGCAAACACCGTGAACGCCACGCAGGACGCCGGCCGCTCAGTCGACCGCGCCGCGAAGAAGTAG
- a CDS encoding LysE/ArgO family amino acid transporter: protein MNFSIYGTGLMMGLSLIVAIGAQNAFILRQGLRNEHNFAVCLACAVSDAALIVLGVTSLHQIARFMPWLDPVMRYGGAMFLVWYGARSLYSALRSSAALTAAEAKPSSFRQALATCLALTWLNPHVYLDTVVLLGTISTRYPGEQASFAAGAVTGSFLFFFSLGYGAKRLRPIFSKPSSWRMLETLVAFTMWIIAFKLLGGL from the coding sequence ATGAATTTTTCGATCTATGGAACCGGCCTGATGATGGGCCTCAGCCTGATCGTCGCCATCGGCGCGCAGAACGCCTTCATTCTCCGTCAGGGCTTGCGCAACGAACATAACTTCGCCGTCTGCCTCGCATGCGCGGTATCAGATGCCGCGCTGATCGTGCTTGGCGTGACCAGCCTCCATCAAATCGCCAGGTTCATGCCCTGGCTCGATCCCGTCATGCGCTACGGGGGAGCTATGTTTCTGGTCTGGTACGGGGCAAGAAGCCTCTATTCCGCCTTGCGGTCGTCCGCCGCTCTCACGGCCGCGGAAGCCAAGCCATCGAGCTTTCGGCAGGCGCTGGCAACTTGCCTCGCACTCACCTGGCTCAATCCGCATGTTTATCTCGACACCGTGGTGCTGCTCGGCACGATATCGACACGATATCCGGGAGAGCAGGCTTCTTTTGCGGCAGGGGCGGTGACGGGGTCCTTCCTGTTCTTCTTTTCGCTCGGATATGGCGCGAAGCGGTTGCGGCCGATCTTCTCGAAACCCTCATCCTGGCGCATGCTGGAAACGCTCGTCGCTTTCACGATGTGGATCATAGCGTTCAAGCTGCTGGGCGGGTTGTGA
- a CDS encoding glycine betaine ABC transporter substrate-binding protein, whose protein sequence is MTMKTFLIPAVFAAALSTVTPAEAAECGSVSIAEMKWASAGIAASFDKIILEKGYGCSVTIVDGDTLPTFASMNEKGIPDIASEYWINSVRSLLDQAVNTGRLVQGAEILADGAVEGWWIPKFIADAHPDIRSVEDALKHPELFPAEDDPSKGAVYNCPADWSCQISTTNLFKALAADKKGFELVETSSPERLDASIARAFDNKIGWLGYYWAPTAILGKYDMTRLSFGVGHNKNEWDRCTAVAGCARPQLNSYPVSRAFTLMTRSFASRAEPVTAYLKTRKWDNATINQVLAWQDENRESNEDAAIYFLRNYESLWTKWVPVDVAEKVKASL, encoded by the coding sequence ATGACGATGAAGACGTTTCTGATTCCGGCCGTCTTTGCCGCGGCTCTTTCTACCGTCACGCCGGCCGAAGCCGCCGAATGCGGCAGCGTTTCGATCGCCGAAATGAAATGGGCCTCGGCAGGCATTGCGGCGAGTTTCGACAAGATCATCCTGGAAAAGGGCTACGGCTGCTCGGTCACCATCGTCGATGGCGACACCCTGCCGACCTTCGCCTCGATGAATGAGAAAGGCATCCCGGACATCGCCTCGGAATACTGGATCAATTCCGTCAGGTCCCTGCTCGATCAGGCTGTCAATACCGGCCGGCTGGTACAGGGGGCCGAAATCCTGGCCGACGGCGCCGTCGAGGGTTGGTGGATTCCGAAATTTATCGCCGACGCCCACCCCGATATCCGCTCGGTCGAGGACGCGCTGAAACATCCCGAACTCTTCCCCGCCGAGGACGACCCGTCGAAAGGCGCAGTTTACAACTGCCCTGCCGACTGGAGCTGTCAGATATCGACCACCAACCTGTTCAAGGCGCTTGCCGCCGACAAGAAGGGCTTCGAGCTCGTCGAGACCAGCAGTCCCGAACGGCTCGACGCCTCGATTGCCCGCGCCTTCGACAACAAGATCGGATGGCTCGGTTATTACTGGGCGCCGACCGCCATCCTCGGCAAATACGACATGACGCGCCTGAGCTTCGGCGTCGGCCACAACAAGAATGAATGGGACCGCTGCACCGCGGTTGCCGGCTGTGCCCGACCTCAGCTCAATTCCTACCCGGTCTCGCGCGCCTTCACACTGATGACCAGGTCCTTCGCCAGCCGCGCCGAACCTGTCACGGCCTATCTCAAGACCCGCAAATGGGACAATGCGACGATCAACCAGGTGCTCGCCTGGCAGGACGAAAACCGCGAAAGCAACGAGGATGCCGCGATCTATTTCCTTCGCAATTACGAGAGTCTGTGGACGAAATGGGTCCCGGTCGATGTAGCCGAGAAGGTCAAGGCGAGCTTATAA